In Candidatus Caldatribacterium sp., a genomic segment contains:
- a CDS encoding carbohydrate ABC transporter permease, whose amino-acid sequence MRQKRLVSFLVALGVGIVVFFSLAPFLWQIITSVKPANEIFSRPVRYIPSHIDLSAYVKIFSRHPFARQIANSIVISCAGTFLCLAASSLASYALSRLRIRGGRGFLFFLLFLSLFPPVVLIVPLYEMVSAFGLMNNWLALIVPYAALNVPFATWVLTSFFRQIPEALEDAARVDGLSRLGILLRIILPLSAPALATTAILVFIFCWNEFLFALTFMTRATSRTVPVGIAMLSGASQYEIPWDQISAATVLTTLPLVVFVVLFQRRIVEGLTAGAVKG is encoded by the coding sequence ATGAGGCAAAAAAGGCTTGTATCCTTCCTTGTAGCCCTTGGAGTGGGAATTGTCGTCTTCTTTAGCCTTGCTCCCTTCCTCTGGCAAATCATCACTTCGGTAAAACCAGCAAACGAAATCTTCTCCCGTCCCGTCCGCTACATCCCAAGTCACATCGACCTCAGCGCATACGTCAAAATCTTTTCCCGCCATCCTTTCGCTCGCCAGATTGCCAATAGCATCGTCATCTCTTGTGCCGGAACCTTTCTCTGCCTTGCGGCTTCTTCCCTTGCCTCGTACGCCCTCTCCAGACTCCGCATTCGAGGAGGACGGGGGTTCTTGTTCTTCCTCCTCTTCCTCTCCCTTTTCCCACCGGTTGTGCTCATTGTGCCACTTTATGAGATGGTGAGCGCTTTTGGCCTTATGAATAACTGGCTTGCCCTCATCGTTCCCTACGCTGCCTTAAACGTTCCCTTCGCCACCTGGGTACTCACGAGTTTCTTCCGGCAAATCCCTGAAGCCCTTGAGGACGCCGCAAGGGTCGATGGCCTGAGCCGCCTGGGGATTCTTCTGCGCATCATCCTCCCCCTCTCGGCTCCTGCCCTGGCAACGACGGCAATTCTCGTTTTCATCTTCTGCTGGAATGAGTTCCTCTTTGCCCTGACTTTCATGACCCGGGCAACTTCCCGCACCGTCCCTGTGGGCATTGCCATGCTCTCTGGTGCTTCTCAGTACGAAATCCCCTGGGACCAGATATCCGCTGCCACAGTTCTCACGACACTTCCCCTTGTGGTCTTTGTGGTCCTCTTCCAGCGGCGGATTGTGGAGGGGCTCACCGCCGGTGCGGTGAAAGGGTGA
- a CDS encoding IGHMBP2 family helicase, producing MPQIDPKAYLVTFLFALAKEREAAVAAMRREIKTLSPEERERKGRAILGLSGKHIGREIGGLHLVRFGRAREFGEVEIRVGDVVLVSRGKDPLRSGIEGTVTEITSRSIVVAFSDAPPPWVLGKNIRVDLYVNDVAFRRMEEALSTFVARSDEEYPLRKVLLGVERIPPCTPHPVVFVDQGLNPAQKEAVEKALAAPFLFLIHGPPGTGKTRTVVEYIVQEVRRGKRVLATADSNTACDNLLLGVVERKLRAVRVGHPARVEKELLAHSLFALAAEKPSFQEAVRLWEEVERLKKERDRYLRPSPQWRRGMSDAEIKAAASEGRSLRGVPLAKIRSMERWISLNERLGELVLQARSLENAAISEVLKEAEVVVTTNISAGSEFLEGQSFDVVVIDEGSQATEPSALVALLKGKKLVMSGDHKQLPPTVVSPEAQPILSRTLFERLVAMYPECTVLLNIQYRMHEDIMAFPNEVFYDGKLIAAPEVARRTLKTLGIENSGNVRHRDVVDPEAPLVFLDTALCGDRFERQHPGSTSFWNPLEAELVAEIVEDFLSLGVSKDWIGVITPYDDQVAEISRKVPGVRVSTVDGFQGREKEVIILSLVRSNPRKEVGFLSDARRLNVAITRARAKLVAIGDSTTLAGDRLWQDFLDFVRQRGRYLTLSPHRR from the coding sequence GCACCTTGTCCGGTTTGGACGGGCGAGGGAATTCGGTGAAGTGGAAATCCGGGTTGGGGATGTGGTGCTCGTGAGCCGGGGAAAGGACCCCTTGAGGAGCGGGATTGAGGGTACGGTAACGGAAATCACCTCCCGCTCTATTGTCGTGGCTTTTTCTGATGCTCCGCCTCCCTGGGTTCTGGGGAAAAACATTCGAGTCGACCTCTATGTGAACGATGTGGCCTTCCGGCGCATGGAAGAGGCGCTCTCTACCTTTGTGGCCCGAAGCGATGAAGAGTACCCTCTGCGGAAGGTACTCCTTGGGGTGGAGAGAATCCCCCCTTGTACCCCGCACCCCGTGGTTTTCGTGGACCAGGGCCTCAATCCTGCCCAAAAGGAGGCGGTCGAGAAGGCCCTTGCCGCTCCCTTTCTCTTTCTCATTCACGGTCCTCCAGGAACCGGGAAGACCCGAACGGTGGTTGAGTACATCGTCCAGGAGGTGAGAAGGGGGAAGCGGGTTCTGGCCACTGCGGATTCAAACACCGCCTGTGATAACCTTCTCCTTGGAGTGGTGGAGAGAAAGCTCAGGGCGGTTCGGGTGGGGCATCCCGCAAGGGTGGAGAAAGAGCTCCTTGCGCACTCTCTTTTTGCCCTGGCGGCAGAGAAACCCTCTTTTCAGGAGGCGGTGCGACTCTGGGAAGAGGTGGAAAGACTCAAAAAAGAGCGCGATCGGTACCTCAGGCCCTCACCTCAATGGCGGCGAGGCATGAGCGATGCGGAGATAAAAGCGGCAGCCTCAGAGGGGAGGTCGCTTCGAGGAGTACCTCTTGCGAAAATTCGCTCCATGGAACGCTGGATATCCCTGAATGAGCGTCTTGGAGAACTCGTCCTTCAGGCGCGTTCCCTCGAGAACGCCGCTATTTCTGAGGTTCTCAAAGAGGCAGAGGTTGTGGTGACAACGAACATCAGCGCAGGGAGTGAGTTCCTCGAAGGGCAGAGTTTCGACGTTGTCGTGATTGATGAGGGCTCGCAGGCCACGGAACCCTCAGCTCTTGTGGCTCTCCTCAAGGGCAAAAAGTTAGTCATGAGCGGGGACCACAAGCAGCTCCCTCCAACGGTGGTGAGCCCTGAAGCGCAGCCGATTCTCTCTCGAACCCTCTTTGAGCGGCTTGTTGCAATGTACCCGGAGTGTACGGTCCTTCTCAACATCCAGTACCGGATGCACGAGGACATCATGGCTTTCCCAAACGAAGTGTTCTACGATGGAAAGCTCATCGCCGCCCCCGAGGTTGCCCGGCGTACCCTGAAAACCTTAGGGATTGAAAACTCCGGCAACGTCCGCCACCGGGATGTTGTGGACCCCGAGGCGCCTCTTGTCTTTCTCGATACCGCTCTGTGTGGTGATCGTTTCGAGCGCCAGCACCCGGGCTCTACTTCCTTCTGGAATCCCCTTGAAGCGGAGCTCGTTGCCGAGATTGTGGAGGATTTCCTTTCCCTTGGGGTTTCCAAGGACTGGATTGGGGTTATCACTCCCTACGACGACCAGGTGGCCGAAATCTCCCGAAAGGTTCCTGGGGTTCGCGTGAGCACGGTCGATGGATTCCAGGGTCGGGAGAAAGAGGTTATCATTCTCTCTCTTGTGCGGAGTAATCCCAGAAAGGAAGTGGGCTTTCTTTCTGATGCCCGCCGTCTCAACGTGGCCATCACCCGAGCACGGGCGAAACTCGTGGCCATAGGGGATAGCACAACCCTTGCCGGGGACCGCCTCTGGCAGGATTTTCTGGATTTTGTGCGGCAAAGGGGCAGGTACCTCACCCTTTCACCGCACCGGCGGTGA